The following proteins are encoded in a genomic region of Limanda limanda chromosome 22, fLimLim1.1, whole genome shotgun sequence:
- the LOC132996006 gene encoding caspase activity and apoptosis inhibitor 1, producing the protein MLKKKSSGGEKKRKHSQSEERHDNSGRRSTGANVEVTSKDECADRELDRIGSDIEEGGLDLNLPFQPITAYVADRKEMLRQCLLVLGEKKLRKMLPDELKDFSLEEIKNLCWEQLEPIPERNIFQILAGEELTSGNGDENTEETMESQQDSNVDSTSCIKTEDPKQEVGGSGEESDVLSINADTYDSDIEGPKEEQGVKALKLQGSRRDAADPPVNPEPADPPEPPPADSKPAEAKKDIQIDIDKSVSEILAISSTSSKETAKEESSPPQTADVSLPVQVRPVSSGAPAASQPSIQQLELLELEMRARAIKALMKAGDGKKVSSVKNV; encoded by the exons ATGCTGAAGAAGAAATCGAGCGGTGgcgagaagaagaggaaacactcGCAGTCTGAAGAGCGACACGACAACAGCGGCCGCAGGAGTACGGGAGCGAATGTGGAG gtgacCTCCAAAGATGAATGTGCTGACCGAGAGCTGGACAGGATTGGCAGTGACAttgaggagggggggctggaCCTCAACCTCCCATTTCAACCCATCACTGCCTACGTGGCCGACAGGAAGGAGATGCTGCGGCAGTGTCTCCTCGTGCTGGGGGAGAAGAAGCTGCGCAAGATGCTGCCTGATGAGCTCAAG GATTTTAGTTTAGAGGAAATCAAAAACCTCTGTTGGGAGCAACTGGAGCCGATCCCAGAAAGAAATATTTTTCAAATCTTAGCAG GGGAAGAACTGACATCTGGAAATGgggatgaaaacacagaggaaaccatGGAGAGCCA GCAGGACAGTAATGTAGACTCCACATCTTGCATCAAAACCGAGGACCCGAAGCAAG AGGTTGGTGGCTCAGGTGAGGAGAGCGATGTCTTAAGCATAAATGCAGACACTTATGATAGTGACATTGAGGGACCCAAAGAAGAGCAGGGTGTTAAAGCTTTGAAGTTACAGGGCAGCCGTCGGGACGCAGCTGATCCTCCTGTAAACCCCGAGCCAGCTGATCCTCCCGAGCCTCCTCCCGCCGACTCCAAACCAGCCGAAGCAAAGAAAGACATTCAAATCGACATAGATAAAAGCGTCAGTGAGATTTTAGCGATTTCCTCTACTTCAAGTAAAGAGACAGCTAAAGAGGAGAGCTCACCACCGCAGACTGCAGACGTCAGCCTACCAGTTCAAGTCCGACCGGTTTCAAGTGGTGCACCTGCTGCTAGTCAGCCGTCCATTCAACAGCTGGAGCTTCTGGAGCTGGAAATGAGGGCGAGAGCCATCAAGGCTCTGATGAAAGCCGGCGATGGGAAGAAGGTTTCTTCTGTGAAAAATGTCTAA